The Phycisphaeraceae bacterium genome has a window encoding:
- the recG gene encoding ATP-dependent DNA helicase RecG produces the protein MIRYASPPEHRVTASTPPITLTTNVASLRGVGPQRAAALRRMGIRCVADLLLHLPHRYERELGERSVDEASEAVTPVHGAGATLTVRGEILTLRQVQGRRTRTEATLFDGTGTLLLTWFNAPWLRGKLHPGMTIRAWGKAKRRGDYLQLVNPRWEPIRIEEEVKPRTDRLRPIYPASEEMSSSVLEDLVQQVLEPALANLPDHLHPEYRDQAALPELAAAYRMVHAPANEDEVAFGRRRLAFDELLMLQLGVMLKRAHRRRAYRAPSLKRTPQIDQRIRRRFPFPLTESQNAVIEEIVADVGREGPMNRLLQGDVGSGKTVVALYAMLLAVAAGHQAALMAPTEVLAEQHDATIRAMLAGSRVRMELLTGALPAAARRSIQQRLREGELDLVIGTHSLLAEKVKFKSLALAVVDEQHRFGVEQRAVLRVKSTEPDLVAHTLVMTATPIPRTLSLTVFGDLDVSTIRGLPPGRAPIATRVVSPERCDEVYAYLARRIAQGEQAYIVVPVIDETESGLTAVDTHLKRLAEGHFRGRRLAAMHGRLKKDERDEVMRRFREGDIDVLVATTVIEVGVDVPNASIMVIEQADRFGLAQLHQLRGRVGRGSKHSICVLIGDPVTDEGKQRLEAIAASNDGFAIAEKDLEIRGPGELFGTRQSGLPPFRVAQLPRDLPLLQMARRDASAWIEADPELASPRDALLRKRLLKAYGQALGLGDVA, from the coding sequence ATGATACGGTACGCATCGCCACCGGAGCATCGCGTGACCGCCTCGACGCCCCCCATCACGCTCACCACCAACGTCGCTTCGCTGCGCGGTGTGGGACCGCAGCGCGCCGCGGCGCTGCGCCGCATGGGCATCCGCTGCGTCGCCGACCTGCTCCTCCACCTGCCCCACCGCTACGAGCGCGAACTGGGCGAGCGATCGGTGGATGAGGCGTCGGAGGCGGTGACGCCCGTTCACGGCGCTGGCGCCACGCTTACCGTGCGCGGCGAGATTCTCACGCTCCGCCAGGTGCAGGGGCGGCGTACCCGCACCGAGGCGACGCTGTTCGACGGCACCGGCACGCTGCTTCTCACCTGGTTCAACGCCCCGTGGCTGCGCGGCAAACTGCACCCCGGCATGACCATCCGCGCCTGGGGCAAGGCCAAGCGCCGGGGCGACTACCTGCAACTCGTCAACCCCAGGTGGGAGCCGATCAGGATCGAGGAGGAGGTCAAGCCCCGCACCGACCGGCTGCGACCCATCTACCCCGCCAGCGAGGAGATGTCGTCCAGTGTTCTCGAAGATCTGGTGCAGCAGGTGCTCGAGCCCGCGCTGGCGAACCTGCCCGACCACCTGCACCCCGAATATCGCGATCAGGCCGCCCTGCCCGAACTGGCTGCGGCCTACCGCATGGTGCATGCGCCCGCGAATGAGGACGAGGTGGCCTTCGGCCGCAGGCGGCTGGCCTTCGATGAACTTCTCATGCTGCAACTGGGCGTGATGCTCAAGCGCGCGCACCGCCGTCGGGCGTATCGAGCCCCGTCTCTCAAGCGCACGCCGCAGATCGACCAGCGCATCCGCAGGAGATTTCCCTTTCCGCTCACCGAAAGCCAGAACGCCGTCATCGAGGAGATCGTCGCCGACGTGGGCCGCGAAGGCCCGATGAACCGGCTCTTGCAGGGCGACGTGGGCTCGGGCAAGACGGTCGTGGCGCTCTACGCCATGCTGCTGGCGGTGGCGGCGGGCCACCAGGCGGCGCTCATGGCCCCGACCGAGGTGCTCGCCGAGCAGCACGACGCCACCATCCGCGCCATGCTGGCGGGCTCGCGCGTGCGGATGGAGTTGCTCACCGGCGCGCTGCCCGCCGCGGCGAGGCGAAGCATCCAGCAGCGCCTCCGCGAGGGCGAACTCGACCTCGTCATCGGCACCCACTCGCTGCTGGCCGAGAAGGTGAAGTTCAAATCGCTGGCCCTGGCCGTCGTCGATGAACAGCACCGCTTCGGCGTAGAGCAGCGGGCGGTGCTGCGCGTCAAGTCCACCGAGCCGGACCTCGTCGCCCACACGCTGGTCATGACCGCCACGCCGATTCCGCGCACGCTGTCGCTCACGGTGTTCGGCGACCTGGATGTCTCCACCATCCGCGGCCTCCCGCCGGGCCGCGCGCCCATCGCCACGCGCGTGGTTTCGCCCGAGCGGTGCGACGAGGTCTACGCCTACCTCGCCAGACGAATCGCCCAGGGTGAGCAGGCGTACATCGTGGTGCCTGTCATCGACGAAACCGAGAGCGGACTGACCGCCGTGGACACACACCTGAAGCGGCTCGCGGAAGGCCACTTCCGCGGCCGCCGCCTCGCCGCCATGCATGGCCGTCTGAAGAAGGACGAGCGCGACGAGGTGATGCGCCGCTTCCGCGAGGGCGACATTGATGTGCTTGTCGCCACCACGGTCATCGAGGTCGGCGTGGACGTGCCCAACGCCTCGATCATGGTCATTGAGCAGGCCGACCGCTTCGGGCTGGCCCAGCTCCACCAACTGCGCGGCCGGGTGGGTCGCGGCAGCAAGCATTCGATCTGCGTGCTCATCGGCGATCCGGTCACGGACGAGGGCAAGCAACGCCTTGAAGCCATCGCCGCCAGCAATGACGGGTTCGCCATTGCCGAGAAAGACCTCGAAATCCGCGGCCCCGGCGAACTGTTCGGCACCAGGCAGTCAGGTCTGCCCCCCTTCCGCGTGGCGCAGCTGCCCAGGGATCTGCCGCTGCTTCAGATGGCCCGGCGCGATGCGAGCGCGTGGATCGAAGCCGACCCCGAACTCGCGTCGCCTCGCGATGCGCTGCTGCGCAAGCGCCTGCTCAAGGCCTACGGCCAGGCGCTGGGGCTGGGTGACGTCGCGTAG
- the xseB gene encoding exodeoxyribonuclease VII small subunit: MASRRSNPSVPPVEAEPDPASMTYEQAVEALEAIIRRHDEGSIGLEESIAAYRRGTALIRRCRELLDRAEQEIRVIEKSEGGSDES; this comes from the coding sequence ATGGCGTCCAGGCGATCCAATCCGTCCGTCCCGCCCGTCGAGGCCGAGCCCGACCCCGCGTCGATGACCTATGAACAGGCGGTCGAGGCGCTGGAGGCGATCATCCGCCGTCACGATGAGGGGTCGATCGGGCTGGAGGAGAGCATTGCGGCCTATCGTCGCGGCACGGCGCTGATTCGTCGCTGCCGTGAACTGCTGGACAGGGCCGAGCAGGAGATCCGGGTGATCGAGAAGTCGGAGGGTGGTTCGGACGAATCGTGA
- a CDS encoding FAD:protein FMN transferase yields the protein MMGVEARIVIWHADGEVAERAAVAAYDRLGELNRILSDYQVDSELNVLCDRAGQGAIPISGDLFAVLHRAQEFAQASDGAFDVTIGPLSRLWREARGRGRPPTSEQVEAARALVDWRRLTLDPSTRTARLDTPGMKLDLGGIGKGYAVAEARHELILRDCQSCLVELGGDVAFGDPPPGTDGWTMLLPARDGSSRSERLVLSNVVVSTSGDSVQYLEWEGQRYSHIIDPRTGWGVRNMAHVVVIARDGMTSDALASTISVLGGVEVNSLLSRLGVGPDVRVIILD from the coding sequence GTGATGGGGGTCGAAGCCCGAATCGTCATCTGGCACGCGGACGGCGAGGTCGCCGAGCGTGCCGCCGTCGCCGCCTACGACCGGCTGGGCGAACTCAACCGCATTCTCAGCGACTACCAGGTCGACAGCGAGCTCAACGTCCTCTGCGACCGCGCCGGGCAAGGCGCTATTCCCATCTCCGGTGATCTTTTTGCCGTGCTGCACCGCGCCCAGGAGTTCGCTCAGGCCAGCGACGGGGCGTTCGACGTGACGATCGGCCCGCTGTCGCGCCTATGGCGCGAGGCCCGTGGCCGCGGACGCCCGCCGACGAGCGAGCAGGTGGAGGCCGCCCGCGCCCTGGTCGACTGGCGACGGCTGACCCTCGATCCCTCTACCCGCACGGCCCGGCTCGACACGCCCGGCATGAAGCTCGATCTGGGCGGCATCGGCAAGGGATACGCCGTTGCCGAAGCGCGGCACGAACTCATCCTGCGCGACTGCCAGTCGTGCCTGGTGGAGCTGGGCGGCGACGTGGCGTTCGGCGATCCGCCGCCGGGAACAGATGGATGGACCATGCTCCTGCCCGCACGTGATGGTTCATCCCGGAGCGAACGACTCGTCCTTTCCAACGTCGTCGTCTCCACCTCGGGCGACTCGGTGCAGTACCTGGAATGGGAAGGTCAGCGCTACTCCCACATCATCGATCCGCGCACCGGGTGGGGCGTGCGGAACATGGCGCACGTCGTCGTCATCGCCCGCGACGGCATGACCTCGGACGCCCTCGCCTCCACCATCAGCGTGCTCGGCGGCGTCGAAGTGAACTCGCTGCTCAGCCGCCTGGGCGTCGGACCGGACGTGCGCGTGATCATCCTGGACTGA
- the polX gene encoding DNA polymerase/3'-5' exonuclease PolX — MSTNAELERIFDEMAKVLELTGANPFRVNAHARVARLMGDLTYDIATLADDPRKLTAIDGIGDGTARKIIEFVKTGKVAEHDELVEKVPRGLFQVMEIPGLGPKTVKLLWEQAGVTDLESLKKALDSGVVEKLPRMGAKTVQNIRDSLAFAAKAGERIRLGVALPIAEAIVERLRAVPGVTHIQYAGSLRRGRETIGDIDILASTTDENALFAAFTAMPGIEKVLVAGGTKASVRLERGVQVDLRILPEDSFGAALMYFTGSKEHNIVLRERAIKMGYRLNEYGLFPDDGDAAPHKRGVTPVASRTEQEIYRKLQLHWVPPELREDRGELDAAFQDKPPTLIELPDIRAELHAHTTASDGRLTIDELAAEARRRGFHTIAVTDHSKSSIQANGLNEDRLRAHIEAIREAQSRIKGITILAGAEVDILSDGRLDYADDILALLDIVVASPHVALKQEPGKATARLLAAIKHPLVHILGHPTGRLIGKRDGLHPDVNALAAAAAEHDTALELNANSLRLDLRDTHIKAAVDGGALIAIDTDAHCAEHFDELRYGILTARRGWLTPPRCINTWPAKKLHAWLKKKR, encoded by the coding sequence ATGTCCACCAACGCGGAACTCGAGCGCATCTTCGACGAGATGGCCAAGGTGCTGGAGCTCACCGGGGCCAATCCCTTCCGCGTCAACGCCCACGCGCGTGTGGCGCGACTCATGGGCGACCTCACCTACGACATCGCCACGCTCGCCGATGACCCCAGGAAACTCACCGCCATCGACGGCATCGGCGACGGCACCGCCAGGAAGATCATCGAGTTCGTCAAGACCGGCAAGGTCGCCGAGCACGATGAACTCGTCGAGAAGGTGCCGCGCGGCCTCTTCCAGGTGATGGAAATCCCCGGGCTCGGGCCCAAGACCGTCAAACTGCTGTGGGAGCAGGCGGGCGTCACCGATCTTGAATCACTCAAGAAGGCCCTCGATTCCGGCGTCGTCGAGAAACTCCCCCGCATGGGGGCCAAGACCGTCCAGAACATCCGCGACTCGCTCGCCTTCGCCGCCAAGGCCGGCGAGCGAATCCGCCTCGGCGTCGCCCTGCCCATCGCCGAAGCCATCGTCGAGCGCCTGCGCGCCGTTCCGGGGGTCACGCACATTCAGTACGCCGGATCGCTCCGGCGCGGCAGGGAGACCATCGGCGACATCGACATCCTCGCCAGCACCACGGACGAGAACGCGCTCTTCGCCGCCTTCACCGCCATGCCCGGCATCGAAAAAGTCCTCGTCGCCGGGGGCACCAAGGCCTCCGTGCGGCTCGAGCGCGGCGTGCAGGTCGATCTCCGCATCCTGCCCGAGGACTCCTTCGGCGCCGCCCTCATGTACTTCACCGGCTCCAAGGAGCACAACATCGTCCTGCGCGAACGCGCCATCAAAATGGGCTACCGCCTCAACGAGTACGGCCTCTTCCCCGACGATGGCGACGCCGCTCCCCACAAGCGCGGCGTGACCCCCGTCGCGTCGAGAACCGAGCAGGAAATCTACCGCAAACTCCAACTCCACTGGGTGCCGCCGGAACTGCGCGAAGACCGCGGCGAACTGGACGCCGCCTTCCAGGACAAGCCCCCCACGCTCATCGAACTGCCCGACATCAGGGCCGAACTCCACGCCCACACCACCGCCTCGGATGGCCGCCTCACCATCGACGAACTCGCCGCCGAGGCCAGACGGCGCGGCTTCCACACCATCGCCGTCACCGACCACTCCAAGTCCAGCATCCAGGCCAACGGTCTGAACGAGGACCGCCTGCGCGCTCACATCGAGGCCATCCGCGAAGCCCAGTCCCGCATCAAGGGCATCACGATTCTCGCCGGGGCGGAGGTGGACATTCTCTCCGACGGACGGCTCGACTACGCGGATGACATCCTCGCCCTGCTCGACATCGTCGTCGCCTCGCCCCACGTCGCCCTCAAGCAGGAGCCCGGCAAGGCCACCGCCCGCCTGCTGGCGGCGATCAAACACCCGCTGGTCCACATCCTCGGCCACCCCACCGGCCGCCTGATCGGCAAGCGCGATGGGCTCCACCCGGATGTGAACGCCCTCGCCGCCGCGGCGGCCGAGCATGACACCGCGCTGGAACTCAACGCCAACTCCCTGCGGCTGGACCTGCGCGACACCCACATCAAGGCCGCAGTGGACGGCGGCGCACTCATCGCCATCGACACCGACGCCCACTGCGCCGAACACTTCGATGAACTGCGCTACGGTATCCTCACCGCCCGCCGCGGCTGGCTGACCCCCCCACGATGCATCAACACATGGCCGGCGAAGAAACTGCACGCGTGGCTGAAGAAGAAGCGGTGA
- a CDS encoding SUMF1/EgtB/PvdO family nonheme iron enzyme: MSSTSRRSRRIVKLASIVAMVAALTGCAVSPHGVSPGAVEPPSIESFKQKIAGAAYELEMIAIPAGTLPGAEAEIGPFWMAKTEIVWDLYDVFVYELDRKSGDTTPEVDAIARPSRPYVPPDRGYGHEGYPVISVTHHAAEQFCKWLSAKTGRTFRLPTEQEWEYACRAGSTAAYSFGDDPAALGDYAWFEDNADWKTQPVGKKKPNAWGLHDMHGNVSEWCNGADGKPITRGGNHLDAPPALRCDARLAQDSSWNSSDPQIPKSRWWLADCPFVGFRVVCVPEKSGDANSPPMNMDGKDGKK, translated from the coding sequence ATGAGCAGCACAAGCCGTCGAAGCCGGAGGATCGTGAAACTCGCATCCATCGTCGCCATGGTAGCGGCGCTCACGGGATGCGCCGTCTCCCCGCATGGCGTCAGCCCGGGCGCTGTCGAACCACCCAGCATCGAATCATTCAAGCAGAAGATCGCCGGCGCGGCATACGAGCTGGAAATGATCGCCATTCCCGCCGGAACACTGCCGGGCGCCGAAGCCGAGATCGGCCCCTTCTGGATGGCGAAGACCGAGATCGTGTGGGACTTGTACGACGTGTTCGTGTACGAACTGGACAGGAAGTCGGGCGACACGACGCCCGAGGTGGACGCCATCGCCCGCCCCAGCCGCCCCTACGTGCCGCCTGACCGCGGCTACGGGCACGAGGGCTACCCCGTCATCAGCGTCACGCACCACGCCGCCGAGCAGTTCTGCAAGTGGCTGAGCGCCAAGACGGGCCGCACCTTCCGGCTGCCCACCGAGCAGGAATGGGAGTACGCCTGCCGCGCGGGCTCGACCGCCGCCTATTCCTTCGGCGATGACCCGGCGGCGCTGGGAGACTACGCCTGGTTCGAGGACAACGCCGACTGGAAGACCCAGCCGGTCGGAAAGAAGAAGCCCAACGCGTGGGGGCTGCACGACATGCACGGCAACGTGTCGGAGTGGTGCAACGGCGCCGACGGCAAGCCCATCACGCGCGGCGGCAACCACCTCGACGCGCCCCCAGCGCTGCGGTGCGACGCGCGTCTGGCGCAGGACAGCTCGTGGAACTCCAGCGACCCGCAGATTCCCAAGAGCAGGTGGTGGCTGGCGGATTGTCCGTTCGTCGGCTTCCGCGTCGTGTGCGTGCCGGAGAAGTCCGGTGACGCGAACAGTCCACCAATGAACATGGATGGAAAGGATGGGAAGAAGTGA
- the dusB gene encoding tRNA dihydrouridine synthase DusB produces MLRIGPVQLETPILLAPIAGHTDLAFRLLCRALGGVGLACTDLLNCHSILRGHPNAMRLAKTCADDRPLAMQLYGNDRDPLPEAARWAVDHGAVIVDINMGCPVDKVAKKNGGSLLLCDPDSTTRLAERIVRAVEQHSGGRVPVTAKVRLGWDDSRIVAPLLARQLEEVGIAAITVHGRTTEQMFKGRARLDGIAQVVAAVRSIPVIGNGDITEPEHVPHMMRATGCAGVMIARGAIRTPWLFRRAWDLLRTGVASPEPSQIEKVGIIRRHLELMVEHEGEMRAVRTLNSRISWYGKTMGHVKPLKEAIRTASSATRIFEVLDGWEAAAVGSENENDAVTGEVVGQVGLSHASRDREGAVAGALV; encoded by the coding sequence ATGCTCCGCATCGGCCCCGTCCAGCTCGAAACCCCCATTCTCCTTGCGCCCATCGCGGGGCATACCGATCTGGCGTTTCGGCTGCTCTGTCGGGCGCTGGGCGGCGTGGGACTGGCGTGCACCGACCTGCTCAACTGCCACTCCATCCTGCGCGGGCACCCCAACGCCATGCGGCTGGCCAAGACCTGTGCCGACGATCGACCGCTGGCGATGCAGCTCTACGGCAATGACCGCGACCCGCTGCCCGAGGCGGCGCGGTGGGCTGTCGATCACGGGGCGGTCATCGTCGATATCAACATGGGCTGCCCGGTGGACAAGGTCGCCAAGAAGAACGGCGGCTCGCTGCTGCTCTGCGATCCGGATTCCACCACCCGGCTGGCGGAGCGGATCGTCCGCGCGGTGGAGCAGCACTCCGGCGGACGCGTGCCGGTGACGGCCAAGGTGCGGCTGGGGTGGGATGATTCGCGCATCGTCGCCCCGTTGCTGGCGAGGCAACTGGAGGAGGTGGGCATCGCGGCCATCACCGTGCATGGCCGGACGACGGAGCAGATGTTCAAGGGCCGCGCCCGCCTCGACGGCATCGCTCAGGTGGTGGCGGCGGTCCGCTCGATCCCCGTCATCGGCAATGGCGACATCACCGAGCCGGAGCACGTGCCCCACATGATGCGGGCGACGGGCTGCGCGGGCGTGATGATCGCGCGCGGGGCGATCCGCACGCCCTGGCTGTTTCGGCGGGCGTGGGATCTGCTGCGCACGGGCGTCGCGTCTCCCGAACCATCGCAGATCGAGAAGGTAGGGATCATCCGCCGTCATCTGGAGTTGATGGTGGAGCACGAGGGCGAAATGCGGGCGGTGCGCACGCTCAACAGCCGCATCAGCTGGTACGGCAAGACGATGGGCCACGTGAAGCCGCTGAAGGAAGCGATTCGGACGGCGAGCAGCGCGACGCGCATCTTCGAAGTGCTGGATGGGTGGGAGGCGGCTGCGGTTGGCAGTGAAAACGAGAATGACGCGGTGACGGGTGAGGTGGTCGGACAGGTCGGACTCTCCCATGCGAGCCGCGACCGTGAGGGAGCGGTGGCCGGGGCGCTGGTGTGA
- a CDS encoding Gfo/Idh/MocA family oxidoreductase, translating into MKKPAPITRRDFVKSSATAAVGASFVLPAFARSVHVSHTDTLRVGLVGCGGRGTGAAQQALNADPNAILTAAGDVFMDRVEGAMSGLRSSERLAERIRVQRADCFEGIDNYKQVIDSGVDVVLLATPPVFRPMHLRYAVERGVHVFCEKPVAVDAPGIRSVLESARIAREKNLALVSGFCWRYHQPQREMYRRIHDGAIGDVRSVQTTYNTGPLGDVPRQPGWSDLEWQLRNWKAFNWVSGDHIVEQAVHAIDWINWAFNGRMPARAFAVGGRQCRSGEWTGNMYDHFSVIYEYEGGARAYHMCRQIANCSNDNTAHLLGTKGTCSTNPWSPACVIEGENPWRYERPRDERGRPINPPDMYQQEHNELFASIRSGEPINDGQWMTDSTMLAILGREAAYTGQTITWEQMMASTRSYTPTDWTTPERPFPPVPMPGQTRFE; encoded by the coding sequence ATGAAGAAGCCCGCCCCCATCACCCGTCGTGATTTCGTGAAGTCGTCCGCCACGGCCGCGGTGGGCGCTTCGTTCGTCCTGCCCGCCTTCGCGCGATCGGTGCATGTGTCGCACACCGACACGCTGCGCGTGGGCCTGGTGGGATGCGGCGGGCGCGGCACGGGCGCGGCCCAGCAGGCGCTCAACGCCGACCCGAACGCGATCCTCACCGCCGCGGGCGACGTCTTCATGGACCGCGTGGAAGGCGCGATGAGCGGGCTTCGCTCCAGCGAGCGGCTCGCCGAACGCATCAGGGTGCAGCGGGCCGACTGCTTCGAGGGCATCGACAACTACAAGCAGGTCATCGACTCCGGCGTGGACGTGGTGCTGCTGGCCACGCCCCCGGTGTTCCGACCCATGCACCTGCGGTACGCGGTGGAGCGGGGCGTTCACGTCTTCTGCGAGAAGCCCGTGGCGGTGGATGCGCCGGGCATCCGCAGCGTGCTCGAGAGCGCCCGTATCGCCAGGGAGAAGAACCTCGCCCTCGTCTCCGGCTTCTGCTGGCGCTACCACCAGCCGCAGCGCGAGATGTACCGCCGCATCCACGACGGCGCCATCGGCGACGTGCGATCGGTGCAGACCACCTACAACACCGGCCCGCTCGGCGACGTGCCGCGCCAGCCCGGCTGGAGCGACCTGGAGTGGCAACTGCGCAACTGGAAGGCCTTCAACTGGGTCAGCGGCGACCACATCGTCGAGCAGGCCGTCCACGCCATCGACTGGATCAACTGGGCCTTCAACGGACGCATGCCCGCGCGCGCCTTCGCCGTGGGCGGGCGGCAGTGCCGCTCGGGCGAATGGACGGGCAACATGTACGACCACTTCTCGGTGATCTACGAGTACGAAGGCGGCGCCCGCGCCTACCACATGTGCCGCCAGATCGCCAACTGCAGCAACGACAACACGGCCCACCTGCTGGGCACGAAGGGCACGTGCTCCACCAACCCCTGGTCGCCCGCGTGCGTCATCGAGGGCGAAAACCCCTGGCGTTACGAGCGCCCGCGCGACGAACGCGGCCGCCCCATCAACCCGCCCGACATGTACCAGCAGGAGCACAACGAACTCTTCGCCTCGATCCGCTCGGGCGAGCCGATCAACGACGGGCAGTGGATGACCGACTCCACCATGCTGGCCATCCTCGGACGCGAGGCGGCGTACACCGGACAGACCATCACGTGGGAGCAGATG
- the xseA gene encoding exodeoxyribonuclease VII large subunit has translation MARKRLDPSMFAGPEPDPPPARRERAAAAHGGEPRPLTVSQVSDLITRTLEERLPSPLRVIGEISNLSTRNHWYFSLKDDKSVLSCVAWASTARRLSFTPRDGQEVVATGQVGHYAPQGRTQFYVTDLKPVGEGALEARFKALCEELRALGYFDDARKRQVPAYPGRIAVVTSIKGAALQDVIATAAQRWKGVGLLVFDARVQGEGAAEDVARTIRRINRERVTLGVEAILVTRGGGSIEDLWAFNERVVADAIVESVLPVVAAIGHESDVTIAELVADLRAATPTQAVMRLVPAATELARQIDHLEHRQASLLARRLERERERLALLSRTDLLRGPRAVIERLAERLEHRQEGLSLAQRHLLAQHRLDLDRLSRRLFQLRPADVSARQRERLSVASNRLRAAIAHRLALARRVLDGREQTLRAFEVHGVLRRGFSYTTHPDGGLIRSISDVNAGDPMLTHLADGVVRSVVGDRMVRKPRRAGSGASGGLNGGPSGGADQLDLFASSE, from the coding sequence ATGGCCCGCAAACGGCTGGACCCATCCATGTTCGCCGGACCGGAGCCCGACCCGCCCCCCGCGCGGCGGGAACGGGCGGCAGCGGCGCACGGCGGGGAGCCGCGCCCCCTCACCGTCTCGCAGGTGAGCGACCTCATCACGCGCACGTTGGAGGAGCGTCTCCCGTCGCCCCTGCGCGTGATCGGCGAGATCAGCAACCTCTCCACGCGCAATCACTGGTACTTTTCGCTCAAGGATGACAAGTCCGTCCTCTCGTGCGTGGCATGGGCTTCAACGGCCAGGCGGCTTTCGTTCACGCCGCGCGACGGGCAGGAAGTCGTCGCCACGGGACAGGTGGGCCACTATGCGCCGCAGGGGCGCACGCAGTTCTACGTGACGGATCTGAAGCCGGTGGGAGAGGGGGCGCTCGAAGCCCGCTTCAAGGCCCTGTGCGAGGAGCTTCGGGCGCTTGGTTACTTCGATGACGCACGCAAGCGCCAGGTGCCGGCGTATCCCGGTCGGATCGCCGTGGTGACGTCGATCAAGGGGGCCGCGCTGCAGGACGTCATCGCCACCGCCGCCCAGCGGTGGAAAGGGGTGGGTCTGCTCGTCTTCGATGCGCGCGTGCAGGGAGAGGGGGCGGCGGAAGACGTGGCTCGCACCATCCGCCGCATCAACCGCGAGCGCGTGACGCTGGGCGTCGAGGCGATCCTGGTCACGCGGGGGGGCGGGTCGATCGAGGATCTCTGGGCGTTCAACGAGCGCGTGGTGGCGGATGCGATCGTCGAGAGCGTGCTGCCGGTCGTGGCCGCCATCGGACATGAGTCGGACGTGACCATCGCCGAACTGGTCGCCGACCTTCGGGCCGCCACCCCCACGCAGGCGGTGATGCGGCTGGTTCCCGCGGCGACGGAACTGGCGCGGCAGATCGACCACCTGGAGCACCGGCAGGCATCCCTGCTCGCGCGGCGGCTGGAACGCGAGCGGGAGCGGCTGGCCCTGCTCTCACGCACCGACCTGCTGCGAGGTCCGCGGGCCGTCATCGAGCGACTGGCCGAGCGGCTGGAGCACCGTCAGGAGGGTCTTTCGCTCGCTCAGCGCCACCTGCTCGCTCAGCATCGGCTTGATCTGGACCGGCTCTCGCGACGACTGTTTCAACTTCGCCCCGCCGACGTGAGCGCCCGCCAGCGGGAACGGCTGAGCGTGGCGAGCAATCGTCTGCGCGCTGCAATCGCGCATCGGCTGGCCCTGGCCCGCAGAGTGCTTGACGGGCGTGAGCAGACGCTCCGCGCCTTCGAGGTTCACGGCGTACTGAGGCGGGGCTTCTCATACACCACGCATCCGGACGGCGGGCTGATCCGCTCGATCAGCGACGTCAACGCCGGTGATCCGATGCTCACCCACCTGGCGGACGGCGTGGTGCGCTCGGTGGTGGGTGACCGGATGGTCCGCAAGCCCCGGCGGGCTGGTTCAGGAGCATCTGGAGGCCTGAATGGAGGGCCAAGTGGGGGGGCGGATCAGTTGGACCTGTTTGCCTCTTCCGAGTAG